The Sphingobacterium lactis sequence TCGCTAAATTGGTAGATGGCCAAACGGTGCTTATTCCACGTGCTGAAGGCTCGTTGAAGACCATCCAGAAAGCCCTGACTGAGAACACCAAGGTTATCGACATGACGATATACGAAACAGTGATCGAGGAAAATGTCGACAAGTCCAATGCTGAGGTCCTGATCTTTACAAGCCCGAGCAATGTGGAAGCCTACTTCCGCGAGAACTTGGCCGACCCGGACCAGAAGATCATCTGTATTGGTCATTCGACAGCAAAAGCAATCGCTGAATTGGGATTGAAATACAGCCTGCCCTACACACCTGATGAAATCGGGTTGGCAGAAGCCGTATTTGGATTAGATTATTAAATAACAGTACGCAAGGGGGAATTTTCCCCCTTTGCATTTACATAAAACGATAAAAACATGTTACACCGTCCTAGAAGAAACAGAAAATCCGCTGTTGTGCGCGATATGATTCAGGAGAATCACCTTTTCGCCGCCAACCTGATTTTCCCATTGTTTATTGTAGATGGAGAGAACCAAAAAGTGGAAGTGAGCTCCATGCCAGGTATCTACCGCTATTCCGTTGACAACCTGTTGCGGGAAGTGGAGAGCTGCATGAACCTGGGCCTGAAGGCATTCGACCTTTTCCCAGCTGTTGAGGAGTCCCTAAAGGATAAATACGCGACTGAAAGTTATAAAAAAGGCACCTTGTACCTGCGTGCCATCGAAGCAGTCAAAAAGAATTTCCCGGAAGCCTGCGTGGTCACTGACGTGGCGATGGACCCGTACAGTTCGGATGGTCACGATGGTATTGTTGAAAATGGAGAGATCCTGAACGATGAGACCTTGGAGGTATTGGGTAAGATGGCTTTGGCACATGCCGAAAGTGGTGCTGACATTATCGCTCCTTCGGACATGATGGATGGACGCATCGGCTATTTACGCAATATCTTGGATGAAAATGGGTTCACCAATGTATCCCTAATGTCGTATACGGCGAAGTATGCTTCGGCATTTTATGGCCCATTCCGCGATGCCCTTGGATCCGCACCGAAAAAAGGAGATAAGAAAACCTACCAGATGAATCCCGCAAACAGTAAGGAGGCGTTGATCGAAGCACAGCTGGATACACAGGAAGGCGCTGACTTCCTGATGGTAAAACCAGGCCTTCCCTACCTGGATGTGATCCGCTTATTGGCGGATAACTTCGACCTGCCTATAGCGGCCTATAATGTTTCTGGCGAATATGCCATGCTGAAGGCTGCCATTGCAAACGGCTGGTTAAGTGAGCAGGTTATTCTGGAAACACTATTGAGCTTCAAGCGCGCTGGCGCTACGTCCATCCTCACCTATCACGCCAAGGAAGTGATCGAAAAGGGTTGGGTAAAATAAGACCTTGTACATGGAGCTCTACGAGCTCCATTTTTATGTGTGCCACATGCATATCAAATTGAGATTTATAAGTAATAAATCAATTAATTGGCTATTTTTGTAGGCCTAAGCCTTTTATGGGCAACCATTAATATTATTTACTGAAAAATGGAACATACGCGAATTAAAGAATTATTAAAATCGGAAGATTTCGGAAAAGAGGTTATTGTCAAAGGATGGGTTCGTACCTTCCGTAACAATCAATTTATTGCCATCAATGACGGATCAACCATCAATAATATTCAAGCGGTAGTTGATTTTGAAAATACCCCAGATGAGATACTGAAGCGCATTACCACAGGTGCTGCCGTACGTGTGCAGGGCGAGTTGGTCGAATCGCAGGGAAAAGGTCAGAAAGTAGAGATTAAAGCAACTGAAGTTTCCATTATTGGGGAGTCCGATCCGGAGAAATATCCATTGCAACCGAAGAAACACAGCTTGGAGTTCCTACGTGAAATTGCACACTTGCGTTTCCGCACCGGTACGTTCAATGCGATCTTTAAGGTCCGCAATGCCTTATCTTTTGCCGTACACCAGTTCTTCAATGAACGCGATTTCGTGTACATGCATACGCCAATCATTACCGGTTCTGATGCTGAGGGTGCCGGAGAAATGTTCCGTGTAACGACGTTGGACCTAAACAACATTCCACGTACAGCATCCGGTGATATCGACTTCAAAGAAGATTTCTTCGGGAAGTCCACCAACCTTACCGTTTCCGGACAGCTGGAAGGTGAATTGGCAGCCTTGGCTTTTGGAAACATCTATACCTTTGGCCCAACTTTCAGAGCTGAAAATTCCAATACAACACGCCACTTGGCAGAGTTCTGGATGATCGAGCCTGAAATGGCATTCTATGAATTGGAAGACAACATGGACTTGGCAGAAAGTCTATTGAAATATGTCATCAAATATGCGTTGGATACCTGTCCAGAAGAAATTGAATTTTTGAAAAACCGACTGTTGGAAGAAGAGAAATCAAAACCTCAGGCTGAACGTTCGGAGATGGATTTGGTAGAAAAACTGAACTTTGTCATCAACAACGATTTCGAACGTGTGACCTATACCGATGCCGTAGACATATTGAAGAAAAGTAAACCGAACCAAAAGAAACAATTCAAGTACTTGATCGAAGGTTGGGGAGCTGACCTGCAATCGGAACACGAGCGCTATTTGGTTGAGAAACACTTCAAGAAACCGGTGATCCTAACAGACTATCCACGCGAGATCAAGTCCTTCTACATGAAGCAGAACCCGATCGATGCGGAAGGCAGACAGACCGTTCGTGCCATGGATATCCTGTTCCCAGGAATCGGAGAAATGGTGGGCGGTTCCCAACGTGAAGAGAACTTGGAAAAATTATTGACCCGAATGGAAGAGGTTGGTATTCCGGCGGAGGAAATGGAGTGGTTCTTGGATACCCGTCGTTTTGGTTCCGTTCCACATTCCGGATTCGGTGTCGGCTTCGAACGTCTGGTCTTGTTTACCACAGGGATGACCAACATTCGCGACGTGATTCCTTTCCCAAGAACACCGAACAACGCAGAATTCTAAACAAGAATGAACATAAAAAACAAAAACCGTCAACCAAACTTCTGTTGACGGTTTTTGTTTACCTATACAGAACCAATTGCATTAGAGAAAAGGAGCAGACATGTTAATCAAGATCTACAACGATAACCCGAATCCAAAAGCCATTCAAGAAGCAGTGGATATACTCCGCAAGGGCGGTGTCATCATCTACCCAACCGATACGGTTTACGGTATTGGCTGTGATATCACCAATCATAAGGCCATTGAAAAGGTGTGTGCCATCCGCGGGATCAAACCGGAGAAGTCCAACCTATCCTTTATCTGTCACGATCTGACGGACATCTCGCAATACACCAAGCCTTTCGATACCACCGTATTCCGTGTATTGAAAAAGGCGCTCCCCGGTCCTTTTACCTTTATCTTCAATGCCAGCGGACAGGTTCCGAAGCTGTTGAGCTCCAAAAAGAAGACCGTGGGTATCCGTATTCCCGACAACAACATTGTTCGCGATATCGTGAGGGAATTGGGCAATCCGATCGTTACGACCTCCATTCATGATGAGGATGAAATCATCGAATATTCCACCGATCCGGAATTGATCTACGAAAAATACCAGGATAAGGTTGATTTGGTGATCGATGGTGGCTATGGCGATAATGTGGCCTCGACGGTTGTGGATGTGACATCCGGCGATTTCGAGATCCTCAGGGAAGGCAAGGGCGATCTGGAGCAATACCTATAGGCTGGACTCCACACGTTCCTTGATGGCCCTATTAAAGGCCTCAAAACCCAACTTGGTATTGCCATGGATCATCTTCTTCATAAAAGGCACCAATAGACCACTGAACTTTTCCCCCTGGATGAGTTCCGTTTGCCCGTTCGACAAGCTTTCCAATCGAAAATAATGCTCCCCATCGAAAATCCCATTCAAGAGTAAACGTCCCTTCCATCGCAATTCCCGATTGGCATCGATCTTCAGAAAAATAGGATTCATGGTGATACTGGTCCCTCCAGGTTGCGTCAGCAATACCTTCGTGCGCTGCCCAACTTTCGGTGTTCCAAAAAATTCAGCAATTGTCGGACTCCAAGTGGGGTAGGCTTGAAAATCGCTCAATACCGCCCATACAGCATCAATAGGGGCATCAATACGGATATGTGTTTCTATTTGCTCGTTCATACCCAAAGGTAGGGCGCAATTCTCCAAAGCCACTTGACAAAAATCAAGAAGAAAAATTTACAGGAAATCAGTTAGCTAGTTTGTTCCGGATTCTACTCAGCGTTTCCGGGCTCATTCCGAGTACGGAAGCAATATATTGCAGGGGCACCTGATTGAACAGGGATTTATGCTGCTCGAAATAGCGAATATAACGTTCCTCTGCCGAGCGTGCTATAAAGTCGAACACACGGCTTTCCAGTACCATAAAGCATTTGGCTATAAAGCGTTTCTCCAAGATGTTCCAATCGGGAATTTCCTGCTGAACTTCCAGATAGGCCTGTTTATCCAAGGTCCAAACCGTCGCCGGGGTAAGGGCTTCGATGGAATAATTGGCTGGATTTCCGAAAAAGAAGGAGCTCAGATCCGTAACAAAGTATCCCTTGCCACCCATCCATTGCGTGACCTCACGCGATTCCGTAAGCTTAAATACCCGAAAGATACCGTCCTCGATAAAACTCAACCGACCGCACAACTTCCCCTCCGTAGCCAAAAGCGTATTCTTTTCAAAGGTTTCCTGCCTGAATTTGGACAGGATGAGATCGGCCTGTGCGTCCGACACCTCAAACAGCTGAAACAATTGATCTTTGATATCCATAGCTATACTTTTAGCACCCTATTGCGCTTCCGCTCATAAATATAAGCAACATTAAATAGGATAATGGCCAGGAAGATCATCGAAAAAGCAATAATCTGGAAGGTATTGATCTGCTCATGGTAAAAGAAAACAGCCAAGAAGAAACTGATGATGGGATTGATATAGAGCAGGATGCCCACAACCGAAGAATCCAAGCCCTTGAGTGCAAAAATATTCAGGAACAGCGGAAGAATGGTGTAAAACACAGCAATAATAAGGATAAATCCATAAAATTCGTTGGTCTTCGGTGCCGTTACATCGATTAAACCCATGACGGGAAGAATCAGGATGGTGCCCACCACGATGTGTATTGTCAGGGAAAAGAACCTATCGATCTGGAATGTATTCTTCTGCAGGATTAGGTAGGTCGCATAGGACAGGGCGATAAAGAAACTGTACACCAAATCTATAAAATGTCCATAGGCCATGAGAATACAGGCCAGTACAAATAGGATGACCGCAATCCATTGACCCCTGTTTAGGTGTTCCCTGAGGAAGATATTGGCCAGGATGGTGGTCAGAATGGGACATATAAAATAAGCCAGGGAAGTCGCATTCACACTGACGGAATTCATGACGTAGATAAAAGAGAACCAATTGAGTCCCAATAGGATTGCACTCGCAACGACGTTGATCAGCAATCTGGTTCTGTCTCGGGAACTGATGGATTTAATATATCGAATGCTTTCCAGGGTTTGTTTTCTCCGAAAAAGGAAACAGGCCAAGAGGATACAGACGGAGGCAAAGGTAACACGGTAGAACAGGATATCTAAGGCGCCGAATTCACTGAGCGGTTTGAGCACCAGGGCAAATGTTCCCCAGATTACAAAACCTAACAGTGCAGATAGGTAATATTTCATTTTACGGGATTAAACACGTATGGTTCTAAAGAATCACAAATTCCTCAACAACGACCTTGCCCACATATTCGTTCACACGCCCGATGATCTGCCGGCGCATCATTGCCAGCTCATTCTTGATGACAGCTGACTCTACACGCACGAACAGTTTCTTATCCTTAATATAAATTTGTTGGGTTCGGTTGGCGATTGCTTTTCCAATAAGATCCGGCCACGCGGTTATGATCGATGTTTCATCGTACCGCTTCCGTAGACGATACACATCCAGCAGCTTTTCAACCGCCTGCTTGATGGTAATATCATCACTTCTCCGAAACGCATCATCATTATACTTCGCCATTGACCTGACCTCCTTGTATGTCAAAGATACGAATTGGTTTGCCAATCTCTTGGAATATTTTCTGAATCCGGTCGGCATCGGTATCGGTCAGGAATATCTGCCCGAACTCATCCTCGGAAACCAATTGCATCAACTTCTTGGTGCGCAGCTCATCAAGCTTATCGAAGATATCATCCAACAGCAGCAGGGGCTTGTACTGTTTTCTATTTTTCAGGAAAGCATATTGGGCCAATTTCAGCGCAATCAGGAAGGATTTCTGTTGTCCCTGTGAGCCGAACTTCTTCAGCGGCATCCCTTCATGGATACTGAAGATCAGGTCATCCTTATGGATACCGACCGTCGTTCGTTCCAAGGCTCGATCCTTATCCAACTGGCTATTCAGCAAGTCTAGGAAATCGTGTTTCTGGAGCTGGGATTCGTACACAAGTTCAACCATCTCGGCATCCTCCGATAGGAATTGGTAATAACGCTTGAATTCAGGAAGAAATTCATCCATGAATTGCTGTCGGCGCCGGAAGATTTTCTCCCCCGCGTCCACCAATTGCAGGTTCAGTACCTCCAAAAGGCCAATATCGAAAACCCCTGTTTCCTTAATGTTCTTCAGCACCGTATTCCGGTGCAACAGGATTCGGTTATAGGTAATCAGGAGGTCCAGGTATTGATTATCGGTTTGGGAGATGACATTATCGACAAACTTCCGCCGCTCTTCACTCCCATCCATAATGATAAAACTATCATTCGGAGAGACCATGACCAAGGGAAACTGCCCGATATGATCGGCCAAGCGGCCATAATCTTTCTTGTTCTTCTTGAATTGCTTTTTCTGGTTCCGCTTGATGCTGCAGGATACCACATCGCAGATCAGCTCTTTATCGAATTGCCCCTGTACCATAAACCAGTCCTCCCCTTTTTTGATGTGTTGGGAATCAATGGGGTTGAAATAGGATTTACAGAGGGACAGGTAATGGATGGCATCCAATAAGTTGGTTTTCCCGGAGCCATTCTGCCCAGTAAAGGCATTGGTCTCGGGAAGAAACTCGAGGGATGAATCCGTATAATTCTTAAAATTTAATACTGAAAGTTGCTTTAGCCACATGGAAAAACAAAGATACGCTTTTTTGCTCGGCGATGCTTACTTCACTTCTTCAAAGTCAATAAACTCACCAGCAGTCTCTGTGCCCTTGCGGTCCTTGCTTTCTTTAGGCGGCATATAATCTACACGGACTTTACCGTCAGCACGCGTTGAATTGGTCTGTCTGAATTGGCCAAACGGATCACCGTAGCCTTGTTGGCTAGGTCCGCCATTGGCATATTGCCCCTGTTGTCCGTTCACAATCTTCTCAGCTACCTTCCGCATAAAGAAAGGCATCAACAGACGCATACCAAATTTAAAGAGGTAATAAAATAATACTACTGATATAAGGAAATAGATAAATGTCATTTCTAATGCTTTTTACCAAATTTACTAAATATTTAAACCCGATGGGAAGGCGATTGTCAACAAAATATCAGTTAACATTTTTTTACGATTGCCCTTTTGCTTGCTGAACAGCCATCAAAAATTGCTGAGGCTGCTGAGAACCAATCACATAGATCAACCCATCCTTATCCGTCAACCATACCGCCTCTTTACCACCTGAATAGAAACGGATCTTGCCATTCTTATGCAGATTGTAAACAGGGTTGTTGAAGATGAAGCTGGAATACCGTTTCTTTTCCATTTTAACAATGGAATTCAGATCGATCTTCACCAAACTGGTCGTCCATAGACCGCTCAAAATAACATGGGTCTTGGTGACCTGTGTGCGGTAATTCACCATATAGAGCATGATAATCGATACGATCAGAATGCTCACGCCCACAATAAAGAACAACTGTTGCGAAACAACATGCTCCCAATTGATATAATAAGCAACAAAGCAGAACAGTGCCAGGATCAAGCGAACACTGATCCACGTACCGTCCCTGCCGAGGTATTGCTTCTCCTGAAACAAGATTTGATCGTCCATATCCATTATTTACATACTAAAGTAAGGACTTTCTTTGTATTTTCTGTTACCCTGTACCGATTATCTAAGCGTTTCCCTACGATCCAAATCACCTCCCCATTGCCATTGATCAACAAGGGTATCTCCTCCTTTTCAAACCGATTGATTTTTAAACCGATAAAAAAATCGCTTACTTTCTTACGCCCCGACATGCCAAGCGGTACAAAATAGTCGCCCTGTTGCCAGGTCCTTATCGTCAATGGGAATTGCAATAATGCCGCATCCACCTGTACATTATCCATTCCAAGGGAATAACCGATTACTTCCTCCGGACGCATACTGAATACCCGATCATGCCAAGCGAGTGTATCTTCGGACAAATGCCACGTCATCTGGGCAGCTCCAGCTTCCTTTTTCCGGCGGATCAATAACTGATTCCGATCCAGCAGTAGCTCATGACTCGGCGATTCAAACCGCTGCCCCATTTCCCGGTCCAAAACCTGCAGGACATCTTCCAAGGTGCTTTTCAGAAATCCAAAAGGCTTCAACAGTTCAAAAAACAGATAGGCCGAAGGGATATGTGCTTTTAGCTGATCCTTTTCCAGAAAGATCCATCCATCTTGTTCTGTAAAAAGTTGATCGCGTAGCCGCGACACATGGTCTTGGATAAACCCATAGCTTTCCTCGAAATGTGCAATATTCTGCAGCATGATTTCGGCAAAGTGCGGTTGAATCTCCTCAAACTTGGGGATAATCTCCAATCTGATCTTATTCCGCGCGTATTTCGTGGAAAAGTTGGACTGATCATCGCGGAAGGGAATGTTATATTCCTCCACGGCCTTGCGCACCTGTTCGGCAGAAAGTTCCAATAACGGTCGAATAACCTGTCCCTGTTTGGGTTTTATGCCCGTTAGGCCTTGAATTCCTGTCGTTCGGGTCAGGTTGAGCAGCACCGTCTCCACTTGATCGTTGGCATGCTGACCAATGGCAATGACAGCACATCCCTCCTGTTGCCGCAACGCTTCAAACCACGTATAGCGCAGTTCACGCGCGGCCATCTGAATGGATATCTTGTGTACGGAAGCATGTGCTTCCGTATCAAAATGGTTGACAAAAATTGGGAATTGAAGGGTTTCTGCAAATTCGCGAACCAACTCTTCATCAAGATCCGATTCCTTACCGCGCAATTGAAAATTGCAGTGCGCGACGATAGCGTCATAACCCATTGCCTTGAAAACGTAGGCCATCAACATGGAATCCTTACCGCCACTGACCGCCAAAAGCACCCGATCTTGGGGACTTAAAAGCTGCTTTTCAGCAATAAATTCTCGTAAACAATCTACAACTGTCATTGTTCAAAATTACAGATAATAAATATTCTTGCTACCAAGGCATTAAAATTTATTGTTTAACAATTTTTTGCTAATTAATTCTATATTTTTGCGCTTGTGAGATACCTATTTACCATACTGCTGAGCATTTTGTGCTTCACTACCTTTGGACAAACTGAAATAGCCGAAAATCCTTCGGGAAATGCCCCTATGCGTTTGGTATCCTCGTCCAGTAGCCGATTCATTGACCAACGGATCTTACGGAGTTACAACGCGGTGTATGAGCACAAGGGGTCTACCCTTGCCGCGGACAGTGGTGACCTATACAAAGACGACCTCGGCAATGAATTCTTCAAAGCGGATGGCAATGTCATCATCACCCAACCATCAGGAGCCATTATCCAAGGAACACACCTGACCTACGAAGCCTCTTCCCAACATGCGGTCCTTACCCGGAACGTGAAGATGATCGATGGGGAAACGACATTGACCACCAACTACATGACCTACAATATGCGCAGCCAAGTCGGCACCTATACCGGTGGTGGCCGTATCGTCGGACGTGGGGATACCATCACCTCCCAGCGCGCCTATTATTTCGAACAGACCAAGGATGCATACTTCAACAATAAGGTTGTTGTGCGCAATCCATCTACCATTATCTATACCGATACCATGCAGTACAACACCATGTATCGGGATGCCTTCTTCTTCGGACCAACGCATATCAATGGCCGAAAGGGCGAAAAACTATATACGGAAAAAGGAACCTATAATACGGCATTCGGTGTTGCCAAATTCAACAAGAACAACCTCTATACGGAAGGAAGCCGCTTTTTGAAGGGTGACAGTTTATACTACGATCGGGATCGCGGATTCGGTGAAGCTTACAGGAATGTGTTATTTGTCGATACGC is a genomic window containing:
- a CDS encoding DUF721 domain-containing protein — protein: MAKYNDDAFRRSDDITIKQAVEKLLDVYRLRKRYDETSIITAWPDLIGKAIANRTQQIYIKDKKLFVRVESAVIKNELAMMRRQIIGRVNEYVGKVVVEEFVIL
- a CDS encoding Crp/Fnr family transcriptional regulator, encoding MDIKDQLFQLFEVSDAQADLILSKFRQETFEKNTLLATEGKLCGRLSFIEDGIFRVFKLTESREVTQWMGGKGYFVTDLSSFFFGNPANYSIEALTPATVWTLDKQAYLEVQQEIPDWNILEKRFIAKCFMVLESRVFDFIARSAEERYIRYFEQHKSLFNQVPLQYIASVLGMSPETLSRIRNKLAN
- a CDS encoding EamA family transporter — its product is MKYYLSALLGFVIWGTFALVLKPLSEFGALDILFYRVTFASVCILLACFLFRRKQTLESIRYIKSISSRDRTRLLINVVASAILLGLNWFSFIYVMNSVSVNATSLAYFICPILTTILANIFLREHLNRGQWIAVILFVLACILMAYGHFIDLVYSFFIALSYATYLILQKNTFQIDRFFSLTIHIVVGTILILPVMGLIDVTAPKTNEFYGFILIIAVFYTILPLFLNIFALKGLDSSVVGILLYINPIISFFLAVFFYHEQINTFQIIAFSMIFLAIILFNVAYIYERKRNRVLKV
- a CDS encoding L-threonylcarbamoyladenylate synthase — its product is MLIKIYNDNPNPKAIQEAVDILRKGGVIIYPTDTVYGIGCDITNHKAIEKVCAIRGIKPEKSNLSFICHDLTDISQYTKPFDTTVFRVLKKALPGPFTFIFNASGQVPKLLSSKKKTVGIRIPDNNIVRDIVRELGNPIVTTSIHDEDEIIEYSTDPELIYEKYQDKVDLVIDGGYGDNVASTVVDVTSGDFEILREGKGDLEQYL
- the hemB gene encoding porphobilinogen synthase, with product MLHRPRRNRKSAVVRDMIQENHLFAANLIFPLFIVDGENQKVEVSSMPGIYRYSVDNLLREVESCMNLGLKAFDLFPAVEESLKDKYATESYKKGTLYLRAIEAVKKNFPEACVVTDVAMDPYSSDGHDGIVENGEILNDETLEVLGKMALAHAESGADIIAPSDMMDGRIGYLRNILDENGFTNVSLMSYTAKYASAFYGPFRDALGSAPKKGDKKTYQMNPANSKEALIEAQLDTQEGADFLMVKPGLPYLDVIRLLADNFDLPIAAYNVSGEYAMLKAAIANGWLSEQVILETLLSFKRAGATSILTYHAKEVIEKGWVK
- a CDS encoding SRPBCC domain-containing protein, with amino-acid sequence MNEQIETHIRIDAPIDAVWAVLSDFQAYPTWSPTIAEFFGTPKVGQRTKVLLTQPGGTSITMNPIFLKIDANRELRWKGRLLLNGIFDGEHYFRLESLSNGQTELIQGEKFSGLLVPFMKKMIHGNTKLGFEAFNRAIKERVESSL
- the asnS gene encoding asparagine--tRNA ligase, encoding MEHTRIKELLKSEDFGKEVIVKGWVRTFRNNQFIAINDGSTINNIQAVVDFENTPDEILKRITTGAAVRVQGELVESQGKGQKVEIKATEVSIIGESDPEKYPLQPKKHSLEFLREIAHLRFRTGTFNAIFKVRNALSFAVHQFFNERDFVYMHTPIITGSDAEGAGEMFRVTTLDLNNIPRTASGDIDFKEDFFGKSTNLTVSGQLEGELAALAFGNIYTFGPTFRAENSNTTRHLAEFWMIEPEMAFYELEDNMDLAESLLKYVIKYALDTCPEEIEFLKNRLLEEEKSKPQAERSEMDLVEKLNFVINNDFERVTYTDAVDILKKSKPNQKKQFKYLIEGWGADLQSEHERYLVEKHFKKPVILTDYPREIKSFYMKQNPIDAEGRQTVRAMDILFPGIGEMVGGSQREENLEKLLTRMEEVGIPAEEMEWFLDTRRFGSVPHSGFGVGFERLVLFTTGMTNIRDVIPFPRTPNNAEF
- the recF gene encoding DNA replication/repair protein RecF (All proteins in this family for which functions are known are DNA-binding proteins that assist the filamentation of RecA onto DNA for the initiation of recombination or recombinational repair.) → MWLKQLSVLNFKNYTDSSLEFLPETNAFTGQNGSGKTNLLDAIHYLSLCKSYFNPIDSQHIKKGEDWFMVQGQFDKELICDVVSCSIKRNQKKQFKKNKKDYGRLADHIGQFPLVMVSPNDSFIIMDGSEERRKFVDNVISQTDNQYLDLLITYNRILLHRNTVLKNIKETGVFDIGLLEVLNLQLVDAGEKIFRRRQQFMDEFLPEFKRYYQFLSEDAEMVELVYESQLQKHDFLDLLNSQLDKDRALERTTVGIHKDDLIFSIHEGMPLKKFGSQGQQKSFLIALKLAQYAFLKNRKQYKPLLLLDDIFDKLDELRTKKLMQLVSEDEFGQIFLTDTDADRIQKIFQEIGKPIRIFDIQGGQVNGEV
- a CDS encoding DUF4834 family protein, which codes for MTFIYFLISVVLFYYLFKFGMRLLMPFFMRKVAEKIVNGQQGQYANGGPSQQGYGDPFGQFRQTNSTRADGKVRVDYMPPKESKDRKGTETAGEFIDFEEVK
- the tilS gene encoding tRNA lysidine(34) synthetase TilS; translation: MTVVDCLREFIAEKQLLSPQDRVLLAVSGGKDSMLMAYVFKAMGYDAIVAHCNFQLRGKESDLDEELVREFAETLQFPIFVNHFDTEAHASVHKISIQMAARELRYTWFEALRQQEGCAVIAIGQHANDQVETVLLNLTRTTGIQGLTGIKPKQGQVIRPLLELSAEQVRKAVEEYNIPFRDDQSNFSTKYARNKIRLEIIPKFEEIQPHFAEIMLQNIAHFEESYGFIQDHVSRLRDQLFTEQDGWIFLEKDQLKAHIPSAYLFFELLKPFGFLKSTLEDVLQVLDREMGQRFESPSHELLLDRNQLLIRRKKEAGAAQMTWHLSEDTLAWHDRVFSMRPEEVIGYSLGMDNVQVDAALLQFPLTIRTWQQGDYFVPLGMSGRKKVSDFFIGLKINRFEKEEIPLLINGNGEVIWIVGKRLDNRYRVTENTKKVLTLVCK